A region of Salmo salar chromosome ssa17, Ssal_v3.1, whole genome shotgun sequence DNA encodes the following proteins:
- the LOC106576203 gene encoding transmembrane protease serine 9 isoform X1: MKMCVFLVVYLSLLGLGFQHDLHNQKEIVHNPENSALNGTEGENATLTSGFQFDDLAGVRSFMPKQEMEVRIIGGVEAWAHSWPWQVSLRFTTMPACGGAIIAPQWVLTAAHCFKQYNKVDFWTVMAGKHDLENPDEESQQLVGVSKIVTHKDYNRMTKMHDIALVKLKTPLMFNQCVRPIEIWMMPIEPKKQCTVTGWGTTRENGPHANRLQEVNVTCLSSEDCNKFYLGIVQPTMFCAGDPEGGVDACQGDSGGPLSCYTGSRYELAGVVSWGVGCGRARRPGVYTKVQVYLDWINEFIQGDTSMPGGITVTEESCGQSKIMTCRLDSRPAWLYATLEGEVRVGSVTEACANSWPWQVSLQSKGRHYCSGTLIHHHWVLAPQHCRCKPTVDTVVLGGHDLRFMAAQTIPVDEVFSHPHDGTFPPTSDLTLIKLSVPARFDDTVSPVCLPHEDVRLDDSWSCVTTGWGSSNSAPKVSSATLHQVRLGLVNRTACRESWGEDLITDTQLCTDPAGSVSCMGDSGAPLLCQKINGVFFLFGVVTWGSPSCDISTPAVFSRLSAYRSWITNITNDI, translated from the exons ATGAAAATGTGTGTTTTTCTAGTTGTGTATCTGTCTCTGTTGGGGCTTGGGTTCCAGCACG ATCTACATAACCAGAAAGAGATTGTACATAACCCTGAAAACAGTGCATTGAACGGAACAGAAGGGGAAAATGCAACCCTCACCAGTGGATTTCAATTTGATG ATCTGGCAGGGGTTCGGTCCTTCATGCCAAAGCAGGAAATGGAGGTGAGGATCATTGGTGGTGTGGAGGCCTGGGCCCACTCCTGGCCATGGCAGGTATCCCTACGCTTTACCACCATGCCAGCCTGTGGTGGTGCCATCATCGCCCCTCAGTGGGTTCTGACTGCTGCACACTGCTTCAAGCA GTATAACAAAGTGGATTTCTGGACTGTGATGGCGGGAAAACATGACCTTGAGAATCCTGATGAAGAAAGTCAACAG TTGGTTGGAGTCTCTAAAATAGTCACCCACAAGGATTACAACCGCATGACGAAGATGCATGACATTGCCCTGGTGAAGCTGAAGACCCCGCTGATGTTCAACCAGTGTGTGAGACCCATAGAGATATGGATGATGCCAATCGAACCCAAAAAGCAATGCACAGTGACCGGCTGGGGTACCACCAGAGAGA ATGGGCCTCATGCCAACAGACTCCAGGAGGTTAATGTGACCTGCCTATCCTCAGAAGACTGTAACAAGTTCTACCTTGGTATAGTTCAGCCCACCATGTTCTGTGCTGGAGACCCTGAAGGAGGTGTAGACGCCTGCCAG GGTGACTCGGGTGGACCTCTGTCCTGCTACACAGGGTCCAGGTATGAGTTGGCTGGAGTGGTCAGCTGGGGAGTGGGCTGTGGTAGAGCCCGGAGGCCTGGCGTCTATACTAAAGTACAGGTCTACCTCGACTGGATCAATGAATTCATTCAAG GTGACACGTCTATGCCTGGTGGTATTACTGTGACTGAAG agAGTTGTGGTCAGAGTAAGATAATGACCTGCCGCCTGGACTCCCGCCCGGCATGGTTGTATGCGACCTTGGAGGGTGAGGTGCGGGTGGGGAGTGTGACAGAGGCGTGCGCCAACTCCTGGCCCTGGCAGGTCAGTCTCCAGTCCAAAGGGAGACATTACTGCAGCGGGACCCTGATCCACCACCACTGGGTTCTGGCACCGCAACACTGCCGCTGCAA ACCTACAGTTGACACGGTGGTGCTGGGAGGTCACGACCTGAGGTTCATGGCTGCCCAGACCATCCCGGTGGACGAGGTGTTCAGCCACCCCCACGACGGAACCTTCCCTCCGACCTCTGACCTCACACTCATCAAGCTCAGTGTTCCGGCTCGATTTG ATGACACTGTGTCTCCAGTTTGCCTCCCACATGAGGATGTGAGGCTCGATGACAGCTGGTCCTGTGTGACAACAGGCTGGGGATCCAGCAACTCAGCAC CGAAGGTTAGCAGTGCCACCCTGCACCAGGTCAGGCTGGGTCTGGTCAACAGGACCGCTTGtagagagagctggggagaggATCTCATTACGGACACTCAGCTGTGTACAGACCCAGCCGGTTCTGTCTCCTGCATG GGGGACTCTGGTGCTCCACTCCTCTGCCAGAAAATAAATGGGGTCTTCTTTCTCTTTGGGGTGGTCACATGGGGCAGCCCGAGCTGTGACATCAGCACACCAGCAGTCTTCTCCCGACTATCAGCTTATCGTTCCTGGATCACAAACATAACCAATGACATCTGA
- the LOC106576203 gene encoding transmembrane protease serine 9 isoform X2: protein MQPSPVDFNLMIWQGFGPSCQSRKWRYNKVDFWTVMAGKHDLENPDEESQQLVGVSKIVTHKDYNRMTKMHDIALVKLKTPLMFNQCVRPIEIWMMPIEPKKQCTVTGWGTTRENGPHANRLQEVNVTCLSSEDCNKFYLGIVQPTMFCAGDPEGGVDACQGDSGGPLSCYTGSRYELAGVVSWGVGCGRARRPGVYTKVQVYLDWINEFIQGDTSMPGGITVTEESCGQSKIMTCRLDSRPAWLYATLEGEVRVGSVTEACANSWPWQVSLQSKGRHYCSGTLIHHHWVLAPQHCRCKPTVDTVVLGGHDLRFMAAQTIPVDEVFSHPHDGTFPPTSDLTLIKLSVPARFDDTVSPVCLPHEDVRLDDSWSCVTTGWGSSNSAPKVSSATLHQVRLGLVNRTACRESWGEDLITDTQLCTDPAGSVSCMGDSGAPLLCQKINGVFFLFGVVTWGSPSCDISTPAVFSRLSAYRSWITNITNDI from the exons ATGCAACCCTCACCAGTGGATTTCAATTTGATG ATCTGGCAGGGGTTCGGTCCTTCATGCCAAAGCAGGAAATGGAG GTATAACAAAGTGGATTTCTGGACTGTGATGGCGGGAAAACATGACCTTGAGAATCCTGATGAAGAAAGTCAACAG TTGGTTGGAGTCTCTAAAATAGTCACCCACAAGGATTACAACCGCATGACGAAGATGCATGACATTGCCCTGGTGAAGCTGAAGACCCCGCTGATGTTCAACCAGTGTGTGAGACCCATAGAGATATGGATGATGCCAATCGAACCCAAAAAGCAATGCACAGTGACCGGCTGGGGTACCACCAGAGAGA ATGGGCCTCATGCCAACAGACTCCAGGAGGTTAATGTGACCTGCCTATCCTCAGAAGACTGTAACAAGTTCTACCTTGGTATAGTTCAGCCCACCATGTTCTGTGCTGGAGACCCTGAAGGAGGTGTAGACGCCTGCCAG GGTGACTCGGGTGGACCTCTGTCCTGCTACACAGGGTCCAGGTATGAGTTGGCTGGAGTGGTCAGCTGGGGAGTGGGCTGTGGTAGAGCCCGGAGGCCTGGCGTCTATACTAAAGTACAGGTCTACCTCGACTGGATCAATGAATTCATTCAAG GTGACACGTCTATGCCTGGTGGTATTACTGTGACTGAAG agAGTTGTGGTCAGAGTAAGATAATGACCTGCCGCCTGGACTCCCGCCCGGCATGGTTGTATGCGACCTTGGAGGGTGAGGTGCGGGTGGGGAGTGTGACAGAGGCGTGCGCCAACTCCTGGCCCTGGCAGGTCAGTCTCCAGTCCAAAGGGAGACATTACTGCAGCGGGACCCTGATCCACCACCACTGGGTTCTGGCACCGCAACACTGCCGCTGCAA ACCTACAGTTGACACGGTGGTGCTGGGAGGTCACGACCTGAGGTTCATGGCTGCCCAGACCATCCCGGTGGACGAGGTGTTCAGCCACCCCCACGACGGAACCTTCCCTCCGACCTCTGACCTCACACTCATCAAGCTCAGTGTTCCGGCTCGATTTG ATGACACTGTGTCTCCAGTTTGCCTCCCACATGAGGATGTGAGGCTCGATGACAGCTGGTCCTGTGTGACAACAGGCTGGGGATCCAGCAACTCAGCAC CGAAGGTTAGCAGTGCCACCCTGCACCAGGTCAGGCTGGGTCTGGTCAACAGGACCGCTTGtagagagagctggggagaggATCTCATTACGGACACTCAGCTGTGTACAGACCCAGCCGGTTCTGTCTCCTGCATG GGGGACTCTGGTGCTCCACTCCTCTGCCAGAAAATAAATGGGGTCTTCTTTCTCTTTGGGGTGGTCACATGGGGCAGCCCGAGCTGTGACATCAGCACACCAGCAGTCTTCTCCCGACTATCAGCTTATCGTTCCTGGATCACAAACATAACCAATGACATCTGA